Proteins encoded within one genomic window of Pyxidicoccus xibeiensis:
- a CDS encoding ROK family protein, which produces MDEATPVEVEATKEPSPDKSRAWGGIDLGGTKIEAVIIDASGTVLGQTRHPTPGDGSPGDVVKAMYGALREAARAAGLTPQQLAGVGVGAPGSVDANGGTLAHVSNVGKGWSDPYPVAGDLGDLVEGRVVIGNDVQVAVAAEYRLGAGRPYRSVLGVWWGTGVGGGLVLDGTPWRGRGAAGEIGHVVVKPGGARCGCGRRGCMEAYAGRASMERRARKAERRGEKTLLFELMRKKGRPRLTSSVWAKALEHEDALATRLIDRAVMMLGAGLASAINLLDVEAVILGGGLGTRLGPGFADRIHEAMAPHIFVPERQPPVLLAELGELSGAIGAALLAEPPMK; this is translated from the coding sequence ATGGACGAGGCCACCCCGGTGGAGGTCGAGGCGACGAAGGAGCCTTCCCCCGACAAGTCGCGGGCCTGGGGAGGCATCGACCTGGGCGGGACGAAAATCGAGGCCGTCATCATCGACGCCAGCGGCACCGTGCTCGGACAGACGCGCCACCCCACGCCGGGAGACGGCAGCCCGGGGGACGTCGTGAAGGCGATGTATGGCGCGCTGAGGGAGGCGGCGCGCGCGGCGGGCCTGACGCCCCAGCAGCTCGCGGGCGTGGGGGTGGGCGCTCCCGGCTCGGTGGATGCCAACGGGGGCACGCTGGCGCACGTCAGCAACGTGGGAAAGGGCTGGTCGGACCCGTACCCCGTGGCGGGCGACCTGGGAGACCTGGTCGAGGGCCGGGTGGTGATTGGCAACGACGTGCAGGTGGCGGTGGCGGCGGAGTACCGGCTGGGCGCGGGCCGGCCCTACCGCTCGGTGCTGGGCGTGTGGTGGGGCACCGGCGTGGGCGGTGGGCTGGTGCTGGACGGCACGCCCTGGCGCGGGCGCGGCGCGGCGGGCGAGATTGGCCACGTGGTGGTGAAGCCGGGCGGCGCGCGCTGCGGCTGCGGCCGGCGCGGCTGCATGGAGGCCTACGCGGGCCGTGCCTCCATGGAGCGCAGGGCGCGCAAGGCCGAGCGCCGGGGGGAGAAGACCCTCCTCTTCGAGCTGATGCGCAAGAAGGGGCGTCCCCGCCTGACGAGCAGTGTCTGGGCCAAGGCCCTGGAGCACGAGGACGCGCTGGCCACGCGGCTCATCGACCGCGCGGTGATGATGCTGGGCGCGGGCCTCGCCTCCGCCATCAACCTGCTGGACGTGGAGGCCGTGATTCTCGGAGGCGGGCTGGGCACGCGGCTCGGGCCCGGGTTCGCGGACCGCATCCACGAAGCCATGGCCCCGCACATCTTCGTCCCCGAGCGCCAGCCTCCGGTGCTGCTCGCGGAGCTGGGCGAGCTGTCCGGCGCCATCGGCGCGGCGCTGCTGGCCGAGCCACCGATGAAGTGA
- a CDS encoding DUF2780 domain-containing protein, whose protein sequence is MDLIGQLSQQLGVNGTQAQGVAGSLLKLVQGTVKEKLGPDAADQLGRAVPEMDTWQRSSTPAASTPGPQEGGLMGALGGLMGGQEGGAGGMLSALGGAAAQAGEVAAVVSLLGRFNIDASKATLVAPLLLDFLKSRLDPGLVGKILAVVPMLAGAGGGGPGSGGGGLGGMLGGLMGGGR, encoded by the coding sequence ATGGACCTCATCGGACAGCTCTCACAGCAGCTCGGAGTGAATGGGACGCAGGCGCAGGGGGTGGCGGGCTCGCTGCTGAAGCTGGTGCAGGGCACGGTGAAGGAGAAGCTGGGCCCGGACGCCGCGGACCAGCTGGGCCGCGCGGTTCCGGAGATGGACACCTGGCAGCGCTCCTCCACCCCCGCGGCATCCACCCCCGGGCCCCAGGAAGGCGGGCTGATGGGCGCGCTGGGCGGGCTCATGGGCGGCCAGGAAGGCGGCGCGGGCGGCATGCTGAGCGCGCTCGGTGGAGCGGCGGCGCAGGCCGGCGAGGTGGCCGCCGTCGTCTCCCTGCTAGGACGCTTCAACATCGACGCGAGCAAGGCCACGCTGGTGGCTCCGCTGCTGCTCGACTTCCTCAAGTCCCGGCTGGACCCGGGCCTGGTGGGCAAGATTCTCGCGGTGGTGCCGATGCTGGCCGGCGCGGGAGGCGGAGGCCCCGGCAGCGGAGGCGGCGGCCTGGGAGGAATGCTGGGTGGGCTGATGGGCGGCGGCCGCTAG
- a CDS encoding glycosyltransferase family 2 protein — MPFFSIVIPTYNRARLLEQTLASVFAQEEPDYEVLVVDDGSSDDTLETLARHGERVRVFQQRNAGPGAARNLGIQEARGEYVAFLDSDDLWFPWTLATFRRVLREGGASVVMATPVDFSHPEELAGVTRAPLQVLRFADYLASAADRTPRTACAVVVRTEALRRVGGFTPLRMSAEDYDLLYRLGTEPGFAWVRAPVTLGYRKHAGSTSTSLESHHRGTLYQLEQERLGRYPGGDARRHERLDMLLYGLRHVTLWLLAERRGDLALDLYWRGLRFHLAAPRWRFLLGFPPWAVATSVRQRVVRR, encoded by the coding sequence ATGCCGTTCTTCTCCATCGTCATCCCCACGTACAACCGGGCGCGGCTGCTGGAGCAGACGCTCGCCTCGGTGTTCGCCCAGGAGGAGCCGGACTACGAGGTGCTCGTCGTGGACGACGGCTCCTCGGACGACACGCTGGAGACGCTGGCGCGCCACGGCGAGCGGGTGCGAGTGTTCCAGCAGCGCAACGCGGGCCCGGGTGCGGCGCGCAACCTGGGCATCCAGGAGGCCCGGGGCGAGTACGTGGCCTTCCTGGACAGTGACGACCTGTGGTTCCCCTGGACGCTGGCCACGTTCCGGCGCGTGCTGCGCGAGGGCGGGGCCTCGGTGGTGATGGCCACTCCGGTGGACTTCTCGCACCCCGAGGAGCTGGCCGGGGTGACGCGCGCGCCGCTCCAGGTGCTGCGCTTCGCGGACTACCTGGCGAGCGCGGCGGACCGGACACCGCGCACGGCCTGCGCGGTGGTGGTGCGCACGGAGGCGCTGCGGCGGGTGGGCGGCTTCACCCCGCTGCGCATGAGCGCCGAGGACTATGACCTGCTGTACCGGCTGGGCACGGAGCCGGGCTTCGCGTGGGTGCGGGCCCCGGTGACGCTGGGCTACCGCAAGCACGCGGGCTCGACGTCCACGTCGCTGGAGTCGCACCACCGGGGCACGCTGTACCAGCTGGAGCAGGAGCGGCTGGGGCGCTACCCGGGTGGCGACGCCCGCAGGCATGAGCGGCTGGACATGCTCCTGTACGGCCTGCGCCACGTGACGCTCTGGCTGCTGGCGGAGCGCCGGGGGGACCTGGCGCTGGACCTCTACTGGCGCGGCCTGCGGTTCCACCTGGCCGCGCCGCGCTGGCGCTTCCTGCTGGGCTTCCCACCCTGGGCGGTGGCCACCTCCGTGCGCCAGCGCGTGGTGCGACGCTAG
- a CDS encoding glycosyltransferase family 2 protein: MKKPDLVISIVNHSNPELLHDCLRTLYATTRDISFEVWIVDNATDGRGVEAMRRDFPQVRWLFNTERKGFSANHNQVLRAARARYICIFNDDTIVHEGAFDALVRFMDEHPRVGMAGARLLNADGTIQNCTFRSMSLAGQLFDLVFLPRPLHFLKQLEIDPAQYGHEEARVSWVLGACIVVREETLAQVGLLDEQMSPLGNTEDTDWCVRAWEAGWEVAFCPEAVITHLASRSFRPSATGHDKVRVELWRTRLAYFRKHHGRLHEAALRAILVGTLPYNSAVLTQTLLRGRMSLPEYRRQLSTFLRISEMGLRARV; the protein is encoded by the coding sequence ATGAAGAAGCCCGACCTGGTCATCTCCATCGTCAACCACAGCAACCCGGAGCTGCTGCACGACTGCCTGCGGACGCTGTACGCGACGACGCGCGACATCTCCTTCGAGGTGTGGATTGTCGACAACGCCACCGACGGCCGCGGCGTCGAGGCGATGCGGCGCGACTTCCCGCAGGTGCGCTGGCTCTTCAACACCGAGCGCAAGGGCTTCTCCGCCAACCACAACCAGGTGCTGCGCGCGGCCCGGGCCCGCTACATCTGCATCTTCAACGACGACACCATCGTCCACGAAGGAGCGTTCGACGCGCTGGTGCGCTTCATGGACGAGCACCCCCGCGTGGGCATGGCGGGCGCGCGGCTGCTGAACGCGGACGGCACCATCCAGAACTGCACCTTCCGGTCCATGTCGCTGGCGGGGCAGCTGTTCGACCTGGTGTTCCTGCCGCGCCCGCTGCACTTCCTCAAGCAGCTGGAGATAGACCCGGCGCAGTACGGGCACGAGGAGGCCCGGGTGAGCTGGGTGCTGGGCGCGTGCATCGTCGTGCGCGAGGAGACGCTGGCGCAGGTGGGCCTGCTGGACGAGCAGATGTCCCCGCTGGGCAACACCGAGGACACGGACTGGTGCGTGCGCGCGTGGGAGGCCGGCTGGGAGGTGGCCTTCTGCCCGGAGGCGGTGATTACGCACCTGGCGAGCCGCTCGTTCCGGCCGTCCGCGACGGGGCATGACAAGGTGCGCGTGGAGCTGTGGCGCACGCGGCTGGCGTACTTCCGCAAGCACCATGGCCGGCTGCACGAGGCCGCGCTGCGGGCCATCCTGGTGGGGACGCTGCCGTACAACTCGGCGGTGCTGACGCAGACGCTGCTGCGCGGGCGGATGAGCCTGCCGGAGTACCGGCGCCAGCTGTCCACCTTCCTGCGCATCTCCGAGATGGGCCTGCGCGCCCGGGTGTGA
- a CDS encoding acyltransferase family protein, with the protein MSEGVTTAHTPAARLDGLDVLRALAILAVLFFHAPAVIRDAVGPGLRFAFAHGWMGVDLFFVLSGYLIGRQVFGPLAEPDLGSRLRAFWVKRWVRTLPLYFVVLAFYALKPWTFGTPFVGGGWHYALFLQNFLDARDFEQSWSLCVEEHFYLVLPLLAFGLRGRHWPALAWLLPVGVSLVARWLVWRQLPTDMPPHELPALLSWPTHLHLDGLAMGVFLAKTAPVWRQWSAARRAGCGALGVAVLAVAIGRAGPLLLDGVGVWVFSALAAGFALVLVGVESLKLPAAPRWGIQQVAMLSYGAYLWHGPVVRVFERKHLTLGAWGLDLLAFLGATLAVAWVTYVTVEKPFLRLRDRLLPRPAAREAAGTDAPAPVATPP; encoded by the coding sequence ATGAGCGAGGGCGTCACCACCGCTCACACCCCGGCGGCACGGCTGGACGGCCTGGACGTGCTGCGGGCCCTGGCCATCCTCGCGGTGCTCTTCTTCCATGCGCCGGCGGTCATCCGCGACGCCGTGGGCCCTGGCCTGCGCTTCGCCTTCGCCCACGGGTGGATGGGGGTGGACCTGTTCTTCGTGCTCTCCGGCTACCTCATCGGCCGGCAGGTGTTCGGTCCGCTGGCGGAGCCGGACCTCGGCTCGCGGCTGCGGGCCTTCTGGGTGAAGCGGTGGGTGCGCACGCTGCCGCTCTACTTCGTGGTGCTGGCCTTCTACGCGCTCAAGCCGTGGACCTTCGGCACGCCCTTCGTGGGCGGAGGCTGGCACTACGCGCTCTTCCTCCAGAACTTCCTGGACGCGCGCGACTTCGAGCAGAGCTGGTCGCTGTGCGTGGAGGAGCACTTCTACCTGGTGCTGCCGCTGCTGGCCTTCGGGCTCCGGGGCCGCCACTGGCCCGCGCTCGCGTGGCTGCTGCCGGTGGGGGTGAGCCTGGTGGCCCGCTGGCTCGTGTGGCGGCAGCTGCCCACGGACATGCCGCCGCACGAGCTGCCGGCCCTGCTCAGCTGGCCCACGCACCTGCACCTGGACGGGCTGGCCATGGGCGTGTTCCTGGCGAAGACGGCCCCCGTGTGGCGCCAGTGGAGCGCGGCGCGGCGCGCGGGGTGCGGCGCGCTGGGTGTGGCGGTGCTGGCCGTCGCCATCGGCCGGGCGGGCCCGCTGCTGCTGGACGGGGTGGGCGTCTGGGTGTTCTCCGCGCTGGCCGCGGGCTTCGCGCTGGTGCTGGTGGGCGTGGAGTCCCTGAAGCTGCCGGCCGCGCCGCGGTGGGGCATCCAGCAGGTGGCGATGCTCTCCTACGGCGCCTACCTGTGGCACGGGCCGGTGGTGCGGGTCTTCGAGCGCAAGCACCTGACGCTGGGCGCGTGGGGCCTGGACCTGCTGGCGTTCCTGGGCGCCACGCTGGCCGTCGCGTGGGTGACGTACGTGACGGTGGAGAAGCCCTTCCTGCGGCTGAGGGACAGGCTGCTGCCCCGGCCGGCTGCCCGCGAGGCGGCTGGAACGGACGCGCCCGCGCCCGTGGCCACGCCTCCGTAG